A region of the Culex quinquefasciatus strain JHB chromosome 1, VPISU_Cqui_1.0_pri_paternal, whole genome shotgun sequence genome:
ttaattttctcaactccaattacaatacttctcattttctcctaataagaaaggactggtttaggttgacagaagcggccatgttgaaagtggtttagtttgacaataggtttttttctctctgtttatcccatcccagtttcgatgaatcaactatggtcccttgaacgagctgtcaagtaggagctttttgtcaagaaggaccgcgaggttattttttcaaaattgatcaaaaatggatttttaaatcaattttgaaaaaattacctcgcggtccttcttgacagaaaagctcctacttgacaactcgttccaaggggaccatagttgatccatcgaaaaaatgttgacctgtcaaaaaatgcatttaaatgaaaaaactgatcagaaattgtttttaatcctgtttttttaccattgtacataaaaattgacatagggctttagtacccaattgggtccAAAAAaggaagcttagattgctgatattgttGTTTaccgcgataaagcttatttttctgagtacaatgaccctttgtacgtccacaaagagtttaaaatggatttttaaatcaattttgaaaaattaacctcgcggtccttcttgacagaaaagctcctacttgacagctcgttccaaggggaccatagttgatccatcgaaaaaatgttgtcttttcaatatttttttttgcattaaaatgaaaaaaaaagtgatcagaaatggtttttaatcgtgttttttaccgttgtacataaaaattgacatagggctttagcacaaaaaaattcaaacacacAGAACTGATTTCAAATAGATTGCCATAAAAAGTTCAGTCAATTTAGAGTCGGATTCTATAAGAGTGTATTAAATAAAAACAGGCCTGTCAAACGTTGCCGAGTTTTGTTTCAGCGTCATACACAAAATTCGGTTTGGTTAAATGTAATTATTGTTTACTGGccggaacgaaaaaaaaaagttacaaatatGGAGGAGATTCCGACAACTGCAGAGTTCTTCCTCCCTTTGGACCGCTGCTTCGCCTGTTTCTCCAGCCCAGGAGAAGGTCATCCAATTTTGGGCAGCCAATCCGAGTTCAACATCGCCGACATGCTCGAAAAACACTTCTGGTTCCACCGGGATGACTTCCAGGACGGTGAAGTCCTCTGTCCGGATTGCCGCAACCAGCTGGAGAGCTTTCATCGGTTTTACCTGGTCGTCGAACAAAATCATCGGATCAAGATTGAGCGCAAACCGTCACCGGATCCGACCAAGACGGAGGACGTCTCGATGCTTCCATTGCTTGAAGTAAAGCTGGAAGCGCCAGAGATCGCTGACGATGGGGAACAAGATCAGTCTTCTTCCAGCGATGACGAGTTCAAACCGGATGACGACGGTGGGTTGTCGACGGATGAGAGTGACAGCAAGTCCGAGGGTGATGAGAAACACGAAGAATCTCCCGAACGGAAGAAGCGCAAATATGTAAAGCGGAAGGAGCGGGGGGAACCACCTGCACCGAGAAAGAAAATCAACTACAAGGTGAAGAACGCCGAGCAGTTGGCCGAAGAGGATGAGATCATTAGGACCCACGTGCAGTACATCTGCGAGTACTGCCAGATGAATTGTACAACGTTCTCGGCTTATCACCGGCATGTGCTGGATGAACACAACACCACAAAAGGTAATGCGATCAACGATGGTTGTTTCAACTGAATATCAACAGGTTCTTGCTCATTTTAGCATTTATCCTTTGCTGCGGGAAACGGTACTACAAGAAGAAAGGTCTGCTAGAACATGTTCAACGGCTGGCCAATCCCGACTTGTTCAAGTGTGAAATCTGTGAAAAGACCTTCGTGAATTCGTTTGGATTGCAGAAACATACCGAAGAACTGCACGGACCGGAAGAGTCTAAAATTTTTGCATGTAGCAGATGTCCCAAGCGGTTCGTCAAGCAAGGGCAGCTAACGCTCCACCTGAGAGGGCACGAAAATTTAGACAAAGAGCTGGCTAAATGTCCAATTTGTGATAGACGGTTAGTAACTTAGACTTCATCACCTTTGAGCAACTAAGTCAAAAGATCTTTTTACAGATATCCCTCGGAAGCAATCCTGCGAACTCACATTAAGAAGAGCCACACGCGGCCAACCGACTTCATTTGCGATATTTGTGCGAAAGGGTTCTACTCAAAGTCGGAGTTTATGCGGCATAAGGTCGAGCACGAGTTCAGTCCGGCTGAACTGCGGCGCCAGTGCGAAATATGTCTACAATGGCTCAAGAACGAAGCCAACTGGAAGAAACATTGCGCCCGGCACAAGCAGGGACCGGTCACGTGTGACATTTGCATGCATGTTTCGCCCACCAAGCACAGCCTCGCTGCCCACAAAAGGAACCGTCACAGGGCTCCGAATCCGGCCCTGACATGCCAAGAGTGTGGCAAGGAATTTAAGCGGGCGATCAGCCTGAAGGAACATTTGGCCTCGCATACCGGAGAAGCGCTCTATTTTTGTACGTTTTGTCCGCGGACGTTCAATTCGAACGCAAACATGTTCTCCCATCGGAAGAAGATGCACCCCCAGGAGTGGCTGGAACTTCGGAACGCTCAACAAGCAAACCAGTTTAGCTAAAACGGATTAAGTGTACTCTTCccagtattttaataaaatgttctACTTAAAATTCGTTGGTGGCTCGGCTCGGCTCGATTCAACAAGTCCTCCTGAGAGTTTCTTAGTTCGGAAGGCACTGTTATCTCGTTGAAGTTTCAGTGGGTTAAACTGGCTTAAAACCATCATAGTAGCATTCAGTGTATAGTTTAgtcaattttattgattttgattttaccgtgtaggcatttcaaaacaaaaccacCACACGCTCATTCCAAATaactaatttttgaattattttcacTCAAATTTTGTCAAAGCCTCATCCTACTCAGAAATTAGTAGAGTTTTGATTTCGCACATTCCCAGTAGAGAAacattctagcagagctggttctgccagaatcctgctacaACGGTAgatcgattcgaattgaattccgttttagaattccgattgagttgactgggaggGTGCGGGTTAAATTCACAAAgaaatagagctatctaagcccgatctcacacacactagcacaccatttgttttgctggctagtacaaaatttaacctcactttttttcgtgtacgtacacgcaatacatgcgcacgtagataactctatacagcagaaaattaatttaattgaaaaaataactcaGAAATGATTCTTTTGATATGAGCGTGCAaaatacaacaacaacaaaaactttagACGGATGTCATTGACCTGCATGCAGACATGTTTGATTGCAGTCATGATTGAATGGATGAGTTTTGAATCTTTTTCCGTGAATTTTTGGCATTTAAGTCGCGTTTAAATCGGTTTTATACAGTTAATTTCTAAGGTTACGTCCTATTGAACGCCTGCTGAAAATGTCAACAAAAAGCGAATCCGCCCCATCAAGTGACCGCTGTTTCGCTTGCTTTTCCATCTCGGACGAAACGCTATCGATCCTACACGGCGAAACTGAGTTTAGCATTGTCAGTCTGTTCGAGAAGCACTTCTGGTTCCACCCGGATGACTTCCGCGAGAATCAGTTTCTCTGCCCGTCTTGCTGGAACCAGCTCGAGAGCTTCCACCGCTTCTATCTGGTTGTGGAGCAAAATCATCGGATCAAAAGCGAACGGAAGCCTTCGCCGGATCGGATTGACGAGGGACAACTCCTGCCTCCGGTTGAGGTGAAGCTGGAGGAACTGGATGTGAGCAGTGAGCCGGATGATTCGAGCGACGATGAGTTCAAACCGGACGACGATCAGTCTGAGGAAGCCGAAACAAAGGTGGAAGAACCTCGCAAGAAGCGAAAGTACACCAAACGGAAAAAGCCGGGCGATCCTCCGGCGCCCCGAAAAAGCGCGGCAAATACAAGATAAAGAACGCCGAAGAGCTGGCACAGGAAGATGAATTTATCAAAACTCACGTGAAATATAACTGTGAATTTTGTATGGAGGATTGCTTCACATTCACGGCGTACCAACGGCATGTACTGGATGAACATGACTCTGACAAGGCTTACATTACTTGTTGCGGGAAGAAATACTACAAGAAGAAAGCTCTGCTGGAGCATGTCCAGCGGTTGACGAACCCCGACATGTTCCAGTGCGATATTTGCAAGAAAAGCTTTGTGAACTCTTACGGCAGACAGAAGCACATGGAGGACGTGCACGTTCCGGACGAGCTGAAGAACTTTGCCTGCAACAGGTGCCCGAAACGGTTCATGAAAGAAAGTCAGCTTGCTTACCATCTCAAGGGTCATGAAAACCTGGACAAAGGAGTGGCCAAGTGTCATATCTGTGATAAAAGGTAATACTACATTCCTCACTTTTCTGTTGAACATTTTCTAAGATTCCAGTCTCTTACAGTTATGCCACCGAAGCCCTGCTCAAAACCCACATCAAATCCAGCCACGAGCGACCAACCGATTTCATCTGCGACATTTGCGCGAAAGGATTCTTTTCCAAGACGGAATTCGCCCGACACAAGCTGACTCACGAACTGACCCCGGCTGAGCTACGACGCCAGTGCGACATTTGCCAAAAGTGGCTCAAGAGCGAAGCCAACTGGAAGAAACATCTGATCCGCCATCGGCACGGTCCAGTCAAGTGCAACCAGTGTGACCACGAATCGCCCTCCAAGCACAGCCTTGCTGCCCACAAAAGAAACCGCCACGGGGCCCCAAACCCGGCGCTAACTTGCCAGGAGTGCGGAAAGCAGTTCAAGCGGATATTGAACCTACGCGAGCACATGGTGAGCCACACCGGCGAAGGTGCGCTCTACTCGTGCTGTTTTTGCTCGCGGACGTTCAACTCGAGGGCGAACATGTTTTCACACCGGAAGAAGATGCATCCGCAGGAGTGGCTGGAGCTGAGGACGGCCCAGCAAGCATCGCAGTTTACTTGAATAATGATTCGTTGAAATGGATAATGATCTTTGATTTGCTTCTTCGAAATCTCCATGTCTCACATGTCAGCAAGGCTAGGGATGTCATCAAACGGTTGGAAACTCAATCTAGAACTAAAAATCCtgtacaaaacaaacatttattgCAATTCTAGACAATCCAGCTTCAAGCTGGCTGTTGCTGCTGCGGCTGCTGAAACTGCTCCTGCATCAGGTTCGGATTTTTCCTCATCTTGTCCTCGAGCCACTCCTTCGGGTGCATCTTTTTCCGATGCGAGGCTCGATTCGCATTCGAGTTGAACGTTTTGTCGCAGAAATCACAAGAGTACAGTACGTCTCCGGTGTGCGATGCCATGTGCTCCTACAAATAGATACGAAGTATGATAGTACAATCATtacgttgacgaaaccgcggcCACAAAAATACCTTAAAATTGATCATTCGCTTAAACACCTTCTCGCACACCGAGCAAGTCAGATCGTCTTTGCGATGCTGAGCCTTGTGATATTTCAGAGTCATAACGCTCGAACATTCCTGCCCGCAGATGTCGCACCGTTGAGTTCCAGAGTGACGGAGCATGTGCTTGCGCAGACCTCGCTGATAAACCCTGCAAGAAGACGTTCTGTAAAAGGTTCCAGAAACCCCTCAAACCAAAGCACTCACCAAGCGTTACAATCCGTACACTGAACCCGCTCCATCGACAACTGTTTGACCTTCTTGGCTTCCTCGTCGTGGGAGTCAACGTGCGACTTGTACGACGTGTAAATGTTGTAGCTCTTGGCGCAGATGTGACACACGTACTTGTCCGGTTTATTCTCGTGCACTTCCTCGTTGTGGTGTCGGAGCAGAGAAGCGTACGCAAAGTAGCGATTGCACGGTTCGCAGTGGAACTTCTTTTCCTGCAGATTGCGGTGGTACTTTTCGTGCAGGTTCAGGAATCGCTTCTGCGCGAACCTCTTTGGACACACGCTACACTGCAACGTCTTTTCCTCCTCGTCCACGTGCATCGATCGCATGTGCCTCTTGAGCGCTTCCCGATCGCCAAACTGCTTCGAACAGATCTTGCAAGCAAACTGGGACGGGTTGAGGTGGAACTGGATATGATCGACGAGCCGTGGCTTGCGAGAAAACTTGAGATTACAGCAGAAAATATACGCCAGCTTATCGTGCAACACCGTTGAGTGCTGCTGCAGATCTTCGAACGTTCCAAACTTTTCGCTGCAAGTGTCACATACCAGATTGACCGTTTCCGCAATGAAGCTCTCATCCTGAATGTCCTTCTGCCATCCTTGAACCGGTCGACCTACCCTTCGCTTCccggttttctttttttccttcttcttaCCCGAACCAGGTTTTCTTCCCCTTTTCCGCACCGGTTCTTCCTCATACTCCGAATCATCCTCTTGGGAACTTTCATTCAGCTCATCATCATCCTCAGAATCTTCCTCCTTCAACATCGGACTGTCCCCTCCCCCTCCGAAATCATCTCCGTCGCTTTCCGCTTTCGAACCCTCATTCGACTCGTCACCCTCGCTCTTCACGACGACATCTTCGGCGACAAAGACCGTCGCCTGCAGTGGCTCCTCCTGCTTCACCTCCAGAAACTGATCGGGCTGTAGCTGCAGGGGCAGTTGCGGATGTTTGGCGTGGATGCTCTCCACCTCGGTGTAGAATTGATGGAAGTCGTGGATTTTGGTCCAGCAAACGGGGCACAGAATGCCGTACAGACTTTCGGATTCCTGAGAGGGGGGCGACAATTGTAGCGTTagtttggatgaaaaaaaaaaacagaatcaagGATTCAACTCATCCCAACGAAACCCATTGGCTAAGGAAATTTTCAAAGTCAAAGTTTTAGTTACCTTTAGGCACAATAACTTTATGAAAATACCACCAACTGAGGCAAGTAAGCTAAAACACATGTTTACTCCGTAATAAGTACACCCACGCGCATAGTGTagggcaggggtgctcaaagtttttggatgccgggccaaaATTTgatgctcaaatgagcttgcgggccaaatgtataaaaaaggtaattgaaaaaaaataaataacttcattttaatttaaaaggaaaaaaactaCATCTATTAATTGAAGTTTTGAGAATTTGCTGTTACTTTTTGAACATttccagacttttttttttattatgccttataaacatatgaaacaaaatagcttataggacctttaaaaaaaactctagattttcgttatttaaaaaataaaagacagTTTTCCATCAGTTTTATTGCTTTACCTAAACAActttgcaatgaaaaaaaaaaagaaaatgtattATTCTCAAAAAGTGTAAGATTggacgaaaataaaaatttaagcgaATTTTCTTTCGCTCTAGATTTCTAGATATTTTTGAGTAAACCCGAACATGctcaaattgaaaataaatgcagaggtatgaattttaaattgatttcagctgattgcacattattttcaattaaaatttgcatgtttgcctggaaaaatatttttgtctctgatttttcgagccgggGAAGAGTTGGATTGAAAatggctttgaaaaatatttgcaacagtctTATTCCTCTGATTTTAACATTTAGTCTGCCTGAATGAGATGGTAGcgaatcagattcgttatccaactgagcagttctctacggaatcggtcttttttctttaattttaatttttgtattttttaatccggctgaaacttttttggtgccttcggtatgcccaaagaagccattttgcatcattagtttgtccatataattttccatacaaatttggcagctgttcatacaaaaatgatatgtgaaaattcaaaaatctgtatcttttgaaggaattttttaatcgagttggtgtcttcgacaaagttgtaggtatggatatggactacactgaaaaaaaatgatacgcgataaaaaaaattttggtgattttttatttaactttttgtcactaaaacttgatttgaaaaaaaaaacactatttttgattttttttaattaatttttgatatgttttagaggacataaaatgccaacttttcagaaatttccagaatgggcaaaaaatctttgaccgagttatgattttttgaatcaatactgatttttttcaaaaaatcgaaatatcggtcgcaaacatttttcaacttcatttttcaatgtaaaatcgaatttgcaatcaaaaagtactttagtgaatttttgataaagtgcaccgttttcaagttataaatatttttaggtaacttagcattagcaataaaggtcgcacaattccggatggctgcacaacgcttatcttgctgtttaactgtaattaaacgtatgatagcactagactctcatccggttacaatattccaacacgggagataccatgttttcctctttagatgagcgtgtaatactatccagtaagataaggggctcctggccggtaccttgctaacctcggggattggaaggtatgttagtaaacatctatctagaatgcgcagagatctctacgtcacctagtggtatagatgtttgtagggaggttttggactcaatgttagtaaattgaacgtttgttttttttaacaccgccaccaccaccaccaccaaaaccaTACCATCACCACAAAAAGTCATGCTAGATTTAAatacaaatacattacaaaacgaacacaacAATAAAACCATCTTCCTGGCCTGCTGCCCACACGATACTAACGCGCAATAAAATTAAtaaccacaatgaccccccactgcatgcatgactcgaacatgaacacgaacatagcacaaagagaacaccacaaaaatctatcttcccatcaccactgcttgcacgatactctaaatatttttaggtaacttttttgaaaattgtcgcagtttttcattttttataattagtgcccatgtttgcccacctttgaaaaaaatatttttgaaaagctgagaaaattctctatattttgctttattgaactttgttgatgcgacccatagttgctgagatattgctatgcaaaggctaaaaaacaggaaaattgatgttttctaagtctcacccaaacaacccaacattttctaatgtcgatatatcagcaactataaatccgatttacagtaataaaacatgaaacattcgtgaaattttccgaccttttcgaaaaaaatattttcaaaaatttaaaatcaagactaacatttcaaatggtcgtaatattgattgtttggcccgtttaaaatgttagtcttgattttaaatttttgaaaatatttttttcgaaaaggtcggaaaatttcacgaatgtttcatgttttattactgtaaatcggatttatagttgctgatatatcgacattagaaaatgttgggttgtttgggtgagacttagaaaacatcaattttcctgttttttagcctttgcatagcaatatctcagcaactatgggtcgcatcaacaaagttcaataaagcaaaatatagagaattttctcagcttttcaaaaatattttttcaaaggtgggcaaacatgagcactaattataaaaaatgaaaaaatgcgacaattttcaaaaaagttaagtaaaaatggttataacttgaaaacggtgcactttatcaaaaattaactaaagtactttttgattgcaaattcgattttacatcgaaaaatgaagttgaaaattttttgcgaccaataattccattttttgaaaaaatcagcattgattcaaaaattcatatatgggtcaaagattttttgcacaacctgcaaagttctgaaaagttggcatttgatctcctctaaaacatataaaaaaataaaaaatgaaaaaatgaaaatagtgtttttttgcaaatcaagttttagagacaataagttaaataaaaaatcacgatttgctgaagacactaaatcgatcgaaattccttcaaaagatacagatttttgaattttcatacatcatttttgtatggacagctgccaaatttgtatggaaaattatatggacaaactaatgatgcaaaatggcttctttgggcataccgaaggcaccaaaaaagtttcagccggattaaaaaatacaaaaaaaatcgaatgaccgaaaactcagagaattgctcaactgtcaGTATTTCAAACCCCGAGATGGAAGATTTCTTGGTGCTAAATAAGTTAATGGCTCAGTCCATAAAAAGGGTCATTAAGACTGCTTAATTAATatgtaatacttattttttaatcatgattacattttttttacttcagttaaatttaaacatttcatatacatttccaaaaatgtttattgaatatttttatatttactaatttttttcatattgtaacgtgtgaaattgttttaaattagaaagattcatgaaaataaacaataatataaaattaaaaaaaaaaacataagttaaaaataaccctTGATTTTGAGAAGTATacaatcacggtttattttcaattaacgggccattttacatgatcattcaaaattggtccgcgggccacaaaaaatcacttcgcgggccacgtttagcccgcgggccatactttggtcacccctggtgtagggacacttcgcatagacgcccttgcttccATCACGTCACTAAGGGTGTGTGGAGTGACGAGAAAATAATAAagcaatttcatttgaaaagagcctaaaccgaaaaaagttttttttttaactgaatcaggtgggattcgaactcacacctctggaatGATGGTCAATgactctaaccagtcggccatctgaaggttataaaacatgttgtattcttctaatattaaatacgctctgatccctgatttgcctgaagggattgggagtcttaagatagatcaaggatccgtctggtgcttgcttctatgttaaggcggggccggacaatgcccaacaacctcggaattgggccgctaggatctctgccattctgaaatgggtcgttggaagcagcgcgagggctatcaccacataatacccgggactgagataagttgtatcagcattcggcatatatacaaagtctgatacaaattatactttcccataatttcactaccggttagcgggtattggattggaccacacacacacacaaaccgaaaaaaagtttttcgatcggtctcaaaattttctggggattccttagccgaaataattagacccatattttttttttgtttggccattagggtgacctacgccgtgttagggtggtccgaagaactgccatttttgtaaattctcgcaaaaactaaatcaaataaaaaaatcaaataattcgcTCTACCGCATTGCCTTGACGTTctcaattgcgagattcctactcaaaactaggtgtccgaaggcttgattgtttgcaattgcaaacctagaacttttcagcattggtGTTGAAAGATATTGAttgttgcaattccgtcgtaaaaacaacttacttttcctgtcattctcgaacgacgaaatagcctacttttctgtaccaaaaagtcaaagtagttat
Encoded here:
- the LOC6044981 gene encoding transcription factor grauzone, with the translated sequence MEEIPTTAEFFLPLDRCFACFSSPGEGHPILGSQSEFNIADMLEKHFWFHRDDFQDGEVLCPDCRNQLESFHRFYLVVEQNHRIKIERKPSPDPTKTEDVSMLPLLEVKLEAPEIADDGEQDQSSSSDDEFKPDDDGGLSTDESDSKSEGDEKHEESPERKKRKYVKRKERGEPPAPRKKINYKVKNAEQLAEEDEIIRTHVQYICEYCQMNCTTFSAYHRHVLDEHNTTKAFILCCGKRYYKKKGLLEHVQRLANPDLFKCEICEKTFVNSFGLQKHTEELHGPEESKIFACSRCPKRFVKQGQLTLHLRGHENLDKELAKCPICDRRYPSEAILRTHIKKSHTRPTDFICDICAKGFYSKSEFMRHKVEHEFSPAELRRQCEICLQWLKNEANWKKHCARHKQGPVTCDICMHVSPTKHSLAAHKRNRHRAPNPALTCQECGKEFKRAISLKEHLASHTGEALYFCTFCPRTFNSNANMFSHRKKMHPQEWLELRNAQQANQFS
- the LOC6044983 gene encoding transcription factor grauzone, yielding MKLFIFFQLPFLYIWPASSFEHQILARHPKTLSTPALHYARGCTYYGVNMCFSLLASVGGIFIKLLCLKESESLYGILCPVCWTKIHDFHQFYTEVESIHAKHPQLPLQLQPDQFLEVKQEEPLQATVFVAEDVVVKSEGDESNEGSKAESDGDDFGGGGDSPMLKEEDSEDDDELNESSQEDDSEYEEEPVRKRGRKPGSGKKKEKKKTGKRRVGRPVQGWQKDIQDESFIAETVNLVCDTCSEKFGTFEDLQQHSTVLHDKLAYIFCCNLKFSRKPRLVDHIQFHLNPSQFACKICSKQFGDREALKRHMRSMHVDEEEKTLQCSVCPKRFAQKRFLNLHEKYHRNLQEKKFHCEPCNRYFAYASLLRHHNEEVHENKPDKYVCHICAKSYNIYTSYKSHVDSHDEEAKKVKQLSMERVQCTDCNAWVYQRGLRKHMLRHSGTQRCDICGQECSSVMTLKYHKAQHRKDDLTCSVCEKVFKRMINFKEHMASHTGDVLYSCDFCDKTFNSNANRASHRKKMHPKEWLEDKMRKNPNLMQEQFQQPQQQQPA